TTATCTGGACACTGACACGGGGGATATTTATTTCAACCTCCGGGTTATGGACGGTGCGTACGGCGCGACGGGCGGATTCGGTATCGAAGTGGTACTGTCCAATCGTGCAGACCTTTGACGGTCTGGCAGGGCCGATGGCCGGGGGTACACAGGGTATCCCCCGGCCATCGGCAACCGCTGCCCTGCTGACAGGGGGCTGCTCCGGCCTGTAACCTTTCCGGCACAGATCGCCGCGCTGAAAACCCTGAAATGATTGAATTTTAAATATACCGGTTATGAAAAAAATGCGATTCTTTTTGTGCGTAGTCCTGTCGGCCGCGGCGCTTTGGTCATGCGGCGGCGACGGTGACGGCGAGCCCGGGCCCGAACCTCCCGTGCCGCCCGTCGTGGATCCCAATGCCGTCGAGGTCGTCAACAGCGGCTTCGAAAAGGGGCTCGAAGGCTGGACGCGCGTCGATTTCCACAACGGCGGCAAGGTGACGGTCGAGGTGGTCGAGGGTGCCGGCGTCAACGACAGCCGCTGCATCAAGATCCAGCAGTTCCCCGAGAACGGCCGTTGCGGCGTGGGCATCAAACAGAAGCTCACGGGGCTGGAACCCGACCAGATGTACCGCATGTACGCCAAGGTCAAGTATTCGGACATCCCGCAGGACGAAGGGCGCGGCGCCATCCTGTTCGACATGTCCCAGAAGCAGTTCTGGGGCGCCTCGAAATTCCTCTACGGCACTAACCTCAGGAACTGGACGTCGCTCCATTTCGACTTCCTTTCGCAGGACGACGGGACTGCCGAGATCGTCTGCGCGCTGGGGTTCCGCTACGGCGGGACGACCAACGGCGGCTATTCGACCGGCACGGCCTACTTCGACAACGTGAGCGTGGTGAAGGTCACCGACGAACTTTTCATGCAGGAAGGCGAGCATATCCGCCTCTTCGTCGAACCCTCGCAGGTCTACGCCTCGGCGTCGCAGATCACCGAGTGGATCGCCAACCTGGACAGGATGTACGAGTCGTATGCCGACCTGGTGGGGGCGACCCCGCACGAGGGGCGCAAGCTGGCGATCCTTTCGTCGCGCGGGCTCGAAAGCGGTTATTGGGCGCTGGCGGGCTATCCCATCCTGTGGAGCAGCAACTATTCGGCCGTCACCTCGACCTTCGAGGAGCTGGCGCAGCACGGCACCTGGAGCTTCGGCCTGATGCACGAACTGGGGCACGTCTTCAACCTGGGCAATTCGAGCTGGAACTGGAACGACGAGATGTTCGCCAATTTCCGGATGCAGTACGGCCTGGAACAGAACCAGGGCAAGGTCTGGATGGACGAACGGGTCTACACCGGGCGCGAGATCCTCGACATGTACAAGAAGGATTACGACAATACGGTCTACACGCAGGTCAACGACAACGGCATCCATTACATGCTCGGACGCCTGGCCGGCCCGGGCGGCATCGGCTGGGAACCCTTCAAGGCCGCTTTCCGCGAACTGACGACCACGGGCGGGGCACCCTCGGGCAAATACGACAAGTTCGAATACCTGCTTTCGCTCCTTTCCAAGCACGCTACCCGGCTGACCGGGCGCGATGTGGATGTCAAGACGCAGTATTTTACCGAGGCCGAGCTGGCTTCGATCCGCAAACAGTTGCAATAATAACCGCCGTATCCCGTCGCGGGGCGATGCGTCGCCTCTGCCGGGCGGCAATTAATACCCAATGCGAAAAATGAAGAGAGTGGTATTTCTACTCGCCGCCATCGCGGCGTGCGTGCTGTGCCTGTGCGCCTTCGGTTCGAAGGTCAAGGTATTCTCCGACAATTTCGACCGGCCCGAAAGGTTCGCGCGCTACTGGAACCATAATGCCGGGGAGGTGCCCGGCACGGTCGAATACCTGCCCGGCGGCGGTGCCGACGGCGGCGGATGCGTGAAGATCGCCAGCGCCGAAAAGACCGCCCTGGCCATCAAACACAAACTTACGGGGCTGCATCCCGGCAAGCTCTACCGCCTGAGTGCGCTGATGAAGTGCGACAGCGTGCAG
This Alistipes onderdonkii DNA region includes the following protein-coding sequences:
- a CDS encoding M60 family metallopeptidase, which produces MKKMRFFLCVVLSAAALWSCGGDGDGEPGPEPPVPPVVDPNAVEVVNSGFEKGLEGWTRVDFHNGGKVTVEVVEGAGVNDSRCIKIQQFPENGRCGVGIKQKLTGLEPDQMYRMYAKVKYSDIPQDEGRGAILFDMSQKQFWGASKFLYGTNLRNWTSLHFDFLSQDDGTAEIVCALGFRYGGTTNGGYSTGTAYFDNVSVVKVTDELFMQEGEHIRLFVEPSQVYASASQITEWIANLDRMYESYADLVGATPHEGRKLAILSSRGLESGYWALAGYPILWSSNYSAVTSTFEELAQHGTWSFGLMHELGHVFNLGNSSWNWNDEMFANFRMQYGLEQNQGKVWMDERVYTGREILDMYKKDYDNTVYTQVNDNGIHYMLGRLAGPGGIGWEPFKAAFRELTTTGGAPSGKYDKFEYLLSLLSKHATRLTGRDVDVKTQYFTEAELASIRKQLQ